The nucleotide window AGGCGAGCAACAAGACCTCTCCGACTTCCAGACGTACTGCCAAGACCATGATATTCCGATTGAGCTGACTGAACTACACGCGGTTTCATCACTCAACTCTGACCGAGAGTACGACCTAACCGACGGGCAACGGAAAGCGCTGGTACTGGCGTACTCGAGCGGGTACTTTGACTCGCCACGAGACGCCACGCAAGCCGATCTCGCAGACGAACTTGGAATCACCCGTCAGGCGGTCTCATCACGGTTACAGCGCGGTATGAGACGCCTCGTAGCGAGTACCCTCATCACTCCTGAAGAGTAAGCGCGGAATCTCGGTATTAAAACGTTTTGCGCGAGCAAAAGCTACCCTCAACCCCGTAGAAGGCCTCTGTTTGGGTGATGAAACATTCTCAAACGATGGCCGCGAATCCAGAAATCACAGAGTCACTGAGCCCTATTGAATTCGATCTGGAGAGCAAATCCTTCCAAGCTACGTACGATAGTATCCGTGACTCGACGAGTTTAGCGGTCGTTGCAGTGGTTGCGACCGCCCTTGGGGAAGACCCGCAGGCCTTGACACCGCTTCAGACCATTATTGACACAGACGCACTTGACAAACTGACGACGGAGTCAGCTACCGGATTCAGGGCCTGTGACAGGATTTCCTTCAGGTATGGCGGATTCGAGATCACCGTCACTAGCGAGGACGTTATCGAGGCGAACCATCTCGAGGATACATAATCGGCACGATGCTTCCGTATCAAATCGTATGTACTGGCTGTGAAGCGCTTCGAGCGGCCCGAAAACGGACGCCTGATACTGCGGTTGTTCCGTATCAGGACACGTGCCCGGAGTGTGGATGCGGAAATTTCGGCATTGGAGCAACGACTGGAAAATGAGTGAACAGGCTGCTCCGAGAGGTGAGGACTTCCGGACCGTGCTGCGAAAGCAACAACAACGAGTGGTGGAGGCCCTAGCAGCACAGGAGACGATAGATGCGACGCCGATAATTCAGGAGGATGAAGCTCTCTCCTACGAGGAGTATGTCACACTCGTGTATGAACTCCACCACGTCCAACTACCCGGGTTACAGGCAGCCGGAGTAATTGAGTTTGACCGGCATGGAGAGACCGTGAGCCGAGGGGGAAGCTTTGACGAGTGGCGCCCGAGACTCAAACACGGTCATGGTCGGTAAGATACGTTAGTCGCAGAACTCCTTCAGGCGAATCACTAGCAGGAAATTCACGCTATTCAATATCCTAGTGAAACTCCCACAGTGTGTAAACGTGCATTCGTTGAGGAATTGGCCTAGTGGCCTACGGATCTGCTGTTCAAAGTTAGTGTGAGTAACTGGGTTATCGAGGAGCATATCCAATTTCGCCGCGTACCAGTATTACGAGCCAGTTCACACTGTGCGTCCGGTCCGGCGTGGGGACGGTCCACCGCTGGTGCCGTGGCACGGGAACCGCGTTAGTAGCTGTATTTTCGCGGGGCGCATCACTTAGTCCAGACTCGCCCCTAACCCAGCATGACAGACGAGAG belongs to Halorarum halophilum and includes:
- a CDS encoding HalOD1 output domain-containing protein codes for the protein MAANPEITESLSPIEFDLESKSFQATYDSIRDSTSLAVVAVVATALGEDPQALTPLQTIIDTDALDKLTTESATGFRACDRISFRYGGFEITVTSEDVIEANHLEDT